gtatgtatgagaggtgtgagcttacTTTTGCCAGGTAATCTTATTTATATTAGGCCTAATTTGAAGCAAACACACAGAAGCATTTCACTTTTCTgctctttcatatttgtcagggTTGAAAATCCCTGCTCACAATAGCATGTCGTGGACAACTGTATAAGAATAGCCcatgctcttgaagagaggcgtggatactgtttctggttgtatatcCGAGAAAAATTATTTGGATACTACATTGTCCACTGTCCTATACTACATTGTTATGTTTCTTTGTTTGTCCTTGAATTTTCCCGCCACACTTTCCATCCTTGCCTGCCGCACCCTTTGAGCACCACTGCTTTAGTCTATATGAAAATTTAAGTTTCAGCAAGGGAAAACCACAAGTTCTGTGTTAGAATGAAAAAGCACGAGATTCCTGCTCCCCCCTCTGccctcctgctgcctctgtgaGGCTTGGTTTGAAGATGATTAAAACACAGCCCTTTTGCTCAACATCCTTTCTGCATTCTGAATTCCTTGTGGGCCCCTTTTTTTACATGATTGTAGGTTCTGAATTTGTTAGACATGCTGGCTGTTCTGCAGTTAACCCTAGGGTGGTGGTGAGATTTGCAGGTCAggactggaaaagaggaggcaaGGGGATATTTGGCGCATTTACATTTAACTTCTAAATGATAGGCTATTTCTGAAGCCTCACGCAAAATGGGCAGAattccaggaaaaaaatagttGCTATGGTACCCTTTCTCCTCCGAGGACTGACTTATCACACACACAAGTTCTGTAGGAGGGAAGCATCATATGGCTAGTACCCACACCAAAAATCAGCAGCCCAGATTTGGCCATTTTAATTGGGCAGGCTGTTGATCTTCAGCACCCTGGAACCTGaaattgttttcttctgcttagtagtgatgatgttttattgcatttaatgGGAGTGTTAATCATTTGGGCTTTGGGTTTTCTGGTTTTGCTATTTGTATTCAGCTGCTAAGTTTCATTAGTCAGACTTAGCCCGCTTTATGTTACCCCTCCCAATCCCTCACCCACAAACTGTTCCCAGGTAAATAGTCTCATAGATAAAATACAACTCTGTGAACTGCTGCTCTTGGGATACTTTGCTGCGATTTGTTGCCACTCCAAAGGCACCTTGTGAACCATTGCAACCATAGAAATTGCAGTGGAGTATATTCAGGCAGTGGGTTTATCAATGTATGATTTATTAGGAGAGTGGGGCAGGGATAAAGACAGGAAGAGAAGCAATTCTGAATGAGAAAACGGGGGTGTTCCAAATAGAAACTATGGGCATACTCCTATTTTTACCTGCGATATTGTGACAGGTAGTATgcaaggattcttcaacatcaactttgttggtctggtcgtgttgtgcggatgcctggttattgtcttcaaagcaactactctatttattccgaacttaaaaatggaaagcgtaatgctggtggttaacgaaagaggtttaaagactgtctcaaggcaaatcttaaaaaatgtaatttaagcaccgacaactgggaaacacttgcctgcgagcgctccaattggagaacagcctttaccaaaggtgggctttgaagacactcgaactcaggacacaaaggagaaacgtgctaaggggaaggcacgcttggcaaatccacactgtgatcaactcccgcctggaaacgaatgtccccattgtggaaggacgtgtggatccagaattggcctccacaggccattgttaaaaccgtgtttatggaagacaatcttatttggttacgagtgatcgccaaagaagaagaagacttgagAACAGACGTGGGCAGGAGGTAGATTGGGACATGCTGTCAGCcccctgatccatcagggctcttattCCAAAGAACTCTGGATCAAAAAGTGCCTTTCTGCTTGGGGAAGGTCCCTTTTGCTCACCGAAGGACTCCTGGATGTTGCAAAGAGTTTTGCGTGGTAAAGGCGAACCCCAACCCAAAGTTGCTTTTCCACTTGTGCAAAGAGAATCACAAAAACCGCTATGGAGCAGCCACCCTGGTATTAAAGGTTGCGCAAGGCTTTCCAGGGTGTTTCTTTTTCATTGCCACTTCCTGTTATttggatctgtgtgtgtgtgtgttttaaaaaaaaccaaagctctTCGTGTCGGACAAATGAAACACCTGTCCTGTCTCTGCCCACCAAATCTATTCGATGGTACCAGCTTCATTGTGTAACTGCCCCCCTTCTAATGTTTTGTTAGCGGGTGACGTTGGTTTCAGAAGGAAACGCAGTGCTAATTCCAACGGGAATTCCCGTGAAGCAGCTCATATTTGAAGGATGCTACGAATCACTGTTTGAGAGAACTATCTGCTCACATTTCATCTTAAATTCTTTCTGAAACTCCTAGTCATTGTGatgtgttccccaccccaccccaccctgaagtTTCCAAAAACTTTACTGAGGGCATATACCTGATGGGAGCACCTCAAACACCTATAAATAAAGGCTTATTTGAAATGTAAAGATCCAGATGTcagaaagataataataatataccccagaGTTGCAGCAAACAGTTATTACGTTGATAGTTATTTAATCCACCCAGAAATGATGCAGTTTTGTCTCGGGTGCAGGGAAATGACTGCATGGGGGTCTTAGGCTGACAGCGGTGTCCAaatcagaaaaaaaatcattttgtgaCTCGTCATTCTGTTAGTGCCACCTAGCGGAAGCCTGTTTGGCTGCAAGGTCCTTAGATTGGTTGGCAGAACCTGATATTTAGGGACATTTCCTGGTGACAAATTCAGGAGTGTGTACCTGACAAAAGAGCTGAGGCCAGCCCAGGCTCCCTTCATGCATGTAGCCATTTGATGCTATTTAAAATATAGTAATTAAAATTATCGTAAGTGAATTATAGTAGGTAATTAGAAATATAGTAAGTGAACAACCTTTagtcttacagtggtacctcaggttacatacgcttcaggttacaaactccactaacccagaaataactcttcagaTTAAGAaatttacttcaggatgagaacagaaatcgtgctctggcggcgcagcggtagcaggaggcccattagctaaagtggtgcttcaggttaagaacagtttcaggttaagaacggacctccagaacaaattaagttcttaacctgaggtaccactgtattcaaatatCTTTCCTCGCGGTATGCGGGGTTATTGTAATTAAATACCCTGTGAAGTGACTGACGTAACCCCCACCCCTATTTAATGGAAATTCAATTGCACCGAGCCTTTTATGCATGCAATGCATATCCTTCAATGGTGCAGGCCTGCTTTTGAATTCTCTTTTGAGGTGTATGGTATCCTTGCAGTAGAATGCTAGGAAGCTTTAATTCATTAACGTCATAACTGATGAGTACAAGGAGCAGGTTCTCACTCACTCTCTATCGTTTTTGCTTCGTTTTAGGGGGTGCTCTCTGACATATCCCAAATGACCCGCCTCCACGGCTTTGACCCTGTGATCCTTATCTTGTTTGTTGGCGGGATAATGTTCATTCTGGGATTTGCTGGCTGTGTAGGAGCCCTGCGGGAGAACATCTGCCTCCTGAAATTCGTAAGTAATTGGATTGTTGGGGGGGTGTTTTGCTAGCCAGGAAGTGTCCCCATCAGTCAGGATTTGGGGTTTATTTCTTTGTGTAATTCTTGTAGAACTAGGCTAAGTGAAAGCATCCCAATTACAGCCAGTAGGTTAATCAACACATTTTAGAGAATTTGTCAGTGAAGGACAGCATGACTTGGTGGGTAGTGAatattaatgttttgttttgttttgtttgcttctggGGTCTTAGTTTAGCGTAGTGAAAAACATTTCCTAACAGTGAGTATTAGAAGTCTTTAAACAGCTGTTTCCCATAATCTCAAGGATTGTATAAAATTAGATACaaccatatattttttttaaaaacaacaacaacaacattttgaatcaccatttatttatttatttgttttatttataccccacccttgcTCCTGGATGATCCCAGGGTGCCAGACACAGCAGTcataaaacatttgaaaagaaCCTTAAAAACAGTATAGAAACATTGTCAGCaggtgatctcagggttgccaggaacacTGTCTtttagccatcaaatgcctgggcaaaCAGGATTGTTTCTAAATTTCTCTTGAAAGTTAGCAACGAGGGAGACTGACTCCAATTTTGAGAACCACAGCCTGTCAGACTTACCAGTAATTGTTACTGGGGTGTTAGCAAAAAAAGGAGAACTTTTGGGTGTATTTGCTGGGATACATTAACACTACATGACCTCAAACCTAGAGGAGAGCACTAGCATCTCTTAGCTTCCGTGAATGAGCATTCCATTTTCAAAATTATGTAAGTTCCACTTTGAAAGCAGCATCATTTTTATCAGAGCAACTTAAGAAGCCAGAAAGTTTTTGCTGTAAGTATTTAAAATTTCTGCTTTGATAACCACTATTACCTATATTCAGATTCTCTCCTAGCTCAAATAAACCCGATATGTGGGTTATCAAAAAGGGTTACCTCTGTTTTCAAATGCACCTATTTTGGACAGTCTAGTTTCCCCTGCCTTgttttttccttgtttctttGTCAAGTATTGTGAATTGCAGCGCATTGTTTTAGTACTTTTCACAGATTGCTACAAGCAAACAGTGTGCAGTTATTTCGTGGGAAGTTTGTGTGTCTGCTCTAGTTGAGTTTTATCGGGCGTAATATTTGGTGAGCTCTAAATGAAAAGCTTTGTTGGCCTCCTTCAGTGATTTTTCAACCTTCAGGAGCCCTTTCTATTTTGCATTACAGAGGGTTAAGGGGTGTATTCTAGGATATACATGGTGAACTTTCCAAATTTATATGATGATATATGATTTagagtgtgtatgtgtacacacacacacacacacacacacacaatcatatatatgtttgtttctgtgtgattatataaatttatatgatttagattattattactattattatttctaaaccactttatatttttaaggggggaaatcccaaagcagtttacaatacgttaaaacatcaaataaaacaatccagagcaAAACATTATTGAAGAAAATCAAATATAAAGTAATGCATTCAAAGCCACATAATAACCAGGAAaccaaaatattatcttaaaagatttcaaaataaaagaagtTGTAGATAAACTGtcattttaaaacagcacaattaacaaaagaataaaatattgccATAAGCATATAATATGTCTGCGGCTGTTGCAGCCCCTGGCAGTTCATGACAGATGATgactgtggaagctcaggctcaatgacctgagtctgcactaagagacagccaagatggtttctggccatagctgtcaacttttcccttttcttgcaaggaatcctattcggaataagggggaaagttgacagctatgtttctggcctcttcagcagccttggtttttgtagctggagtcagtaaGAGCCCCGCCCTCTGAGGCCAGGTGGGAAATGGCCTGCAGGgtagggagcaggtcttccaggactcacagccaatatgGTTAATTAAGATAATTTTACAAAATCTGAGCTATAGGATAGCTCAGAACTAAGGTCTTGCGAGCAGATTTTTCAATACATTAGATTAAGGCTATCTAAATGTTGAAACCAACCCCACCCCAACTCCTGTGTAATAGAGAGGAAGATCAGTAGTGGTCTTTTGGTCATGATCACCAATTGTCTTCTTGAGGGATTTCAAGGTCCCCTGGAACATTGTTGGAGAACTACTGGCTTCTGTTTTGAGCAGAatcttattctctcccccccccctctgttttgcAGTTCTGTGGCACAATTGTGCTAATTTTTATCCTGGAgttggcagcagctgtcctggCTTTCTTGTTCCAAGACTGGGTGAGGGACCGGGTGGAGACGTTTTTCAAGAACAACATTAAGTCTTACCGAGATGACATTGACCTGCAGAACCTCATTGATTCGTTGCAGAAAatggtaagctgctttgagaaatcTGCTTGGCCTTTTAATTGGGAAACAGCAGCGAGTTAGGGTCTTTAAAAAGTTCTTGGGGAAGAAAATGAACTGCTTGTTAACCTGAACCATGTATTGGATTCCCTGAAGAATTTTACTATGAAGGATGAATGGAAGTTGTGATcttctagaacaggcttcctcaaccttggccctccagattttttttggcctacaactcccatgatccctagctagcaggaccagtggtcaaggatgatgggaattgtagtctcaaaacatatggagggccgaggttgaggaagcctgttctagaagCTTTGCCCTGACATGTGTCGAATATGCTGGAACCAGTTTACATGGAATGGGTATTCAGATATTTGACCACTTCTGTCTGCAGTCTTGAATTCAGCAACACATATGTCACATGTACATACTGATTGTACACTTTATTTCTTGACAAAGGATCTCTCTGTCCAGCAGCTGTGCCATCCCAGTCAAATAAACAGAAACATAGAATGTTTAGTGACAATGGTAATGctacataattcccccccccaaaaaaacacgcTTCTGTGTATGTTGTTCATAAAACAGGTGTGATAGTTGGGTTTACCACCCCAGGGAGTGGCTATACTAAATAACCCCAAAACAGTCTTTTTGATTTCCTGTATATAAATGAtcaccatgatcactgcagatggtgacagcagtaatgaaattagaagatgcctaactcttgggagaaaggcaatgacaaacctagacagcatcttaaaaagcagagacatcacttcgctgacaaaggtccatatagttaaagccatggttttcccagtagtgatgtatgtaagtgagacctggaccataaagaaggctgattgccgaagaattgatgcttttgaattatggtgctggaggagactcttgtgagtcccatggactgcaagaagatcaaacctatccattctgaaggaaattagccccgagtgctcactggaaggacagatcctgaagctgaggctccaatactttggccacctcatgagaagagaagactccctggaaaagaccctgatgttgggaaagatggagggcacaaggagaaggggacgacagaggatgagatggttggacagtgttcttgaagctaccaacatgagtctgaccaaactgtgggaggcaggagtggctggcgtgctctggtccatggggttacgaagagtcagacatgactaagtGACTGCacaacaacatataaaaattacaagagagagagagagagaaaagaataccAACACAAAATCCCAACCTGCTGCACTCCAGGACAGATTGATCTAGTTAAGTTTGCCAAAGTCCAATCTGTGATTTTGGTAGTTGCCATTCTTCATGATTATCAGTAAATTATTTTATAACAGGATGCCCTATTTCAACAAAACCATCTACATCATCCGTATGATTCAATGCATGTAATCTCTTGGTTGATTTTTCTGATACAGGTACTGAATCCTTTGGTACATCCCTAGCCTAACAGGGTGATTTATCTATTGCAGAATAACTGTTGTGGTGCTCAGGAGCCAAACGACTGGAACCTTAACATATACTTCAACTGCAGTAGCACAAGCAAGAGCCGTGAGAGATGTGGCGTTCCTTTTTCCTGCTGCATCCAAGATCCTGCTGTGAGATATTTCCTGTCGTCTTAGTTCTGTATTAATACTAGCGCTCAGAAAAAGGAAGTGTTTCCTGAACTGAGCACGTAAAATGTCCTCTAAAGTCTCGATTGCGCGCTGCTTCGCAAAGGATCCTTCATACTGATTTAAAATAAGAAATGCATCCAAATCTCGGCATGGTTGATAAGCTATATTGACACCcctgtttttcctctctcttcagcAAAAGGTTGTCAACACGCAGTGTGGCTATGATGTAAGAAATCTGGTGAGTATTTTTGATGTTACTGTTTGTCTCATATATCACTGCCCTTCCTCTCACCCCCAGTTTTGCTTTCCCACAAGGGATTAGGAGCTAGAGTCACTGTGAAAGGAAGCATCAGGCAATTAAACTTGGTAAATTCTTGATGCAAGAAACTAGAATAGCAGGCAAGAAGTATCATGCCGTATCAGTAGCCTTTCCAAAACTATGTTGGAAACCATAGTTGGCCAAGGGCTAGTGTCttcccaatacagtcgtaccttggttctcaaatggaatctgttccggaagtcccttCAACTTCTGAAAACCAAGTcacagcttttgattggctgcaggagcttcctgcactcagttggaAGCCGTGGAAACagtgttggacgttcggctttcaaaaaacgtttgcaaaccggaaaactcgcttctgggtttgcggcgtttgggagccaaaacgttcgagtcgcatggcgtttgagaaccaaggtacgactgtacttcttTGTT
The sequence above is drawn from the Lacerta agilis isolate rLacAgi1 chromosome 5, rLacAgi1.pri, whole genome shotgun sequence genome and encodes:
- the TSPAN14 gene encoding tetraspanin-14, with the translated sequence MHYYRYSSAEVSCWYKYLLFSYNIIFWLAGVAFLGAGLWAWSEKGVLSDISQMTRLHGFDPVILILFVGGIMFILGFAGCVGALRENICLLKFFCGTIVLIFILELAAAVLAFLFQDWVRDRVETFFKNNIKSYRDDIDLQNLIDSLQKMNNCCGAQEPNDWNLNIYFNCSSTSKSRERCGVPFSCCIQDPAQKVVNTQCGYDVRNLPVSAWGERIYTRGCIPALEAWLPRNIYIVAGIFVAISLLQIFGIFLARTLICDIEAVKAGYHF